One genomic segment of Marinitoga piezophila KA3 includes these proteins:
- the mnmA gene encoding tRNA 2-thiouridine(34) synthase MnmA: MKKKLIMLMSGGVDSSVAAYLAKEMGYEVIGIHFKTIPDEVFIKIPEKKKICCSPSDTYDAMRIADKLGFELKVIKIYEEFKEKIIDYFIKEYKAGRTPNPCMLCNKYFKFGLAIDILKEYDADYIASGHYAIREFSEKYNTEVIKKGIDVSKDQSYFLAYMKKEAIPHIIFPNGTYTKDEIRKIAEKLDINIAKKVDSQELCFIPDNDYRRFLRENGINVSTGEVLDLEGNIIGEHTGYTNYTIGQRTGIKYFKNPNIKMHVYKIIPEKNQIIVAPTEKVYFKGLISTDFEFLVDFNEIEARCRIRKRNEEKDAYIRKIGENKVEVIFKEPIFAVTPGQFAVVYDNEGVILGAGKIEQYLEV, from the coding sequence ATTAATAATGCTGATGAGCGGCGGGGTTGATAGTTCTGTTGCTGCATATCTTGCGAAAGAGATGGGTTATGAAGTAATAGGAATTCATTTTAAAACAATACCAGATGAAGTATTTATAAAGATTCCTGAAAAAAAGAAAATATGTTGTAGTCCATCTGATACCTATGATGCAATGAGAATTGCTGATAAATTGGGGTTTGAATTAAAGGTAATAAAAATATATGAGGAATTTAAGGAAAAAATAATAGATTATTTTATAAAAGAATATAAAGCAGGAAGAACTCCTAATCCATGTATGCTATGTAATAAATATTTTAAGTTTGGATTGGCAATTGATATATTAAAAGAATATGATGCAGATTATATTGCTTCAGGGCATTATGCAATTAGAGAATTTTCTGAAAAATACAATACAGAGGTAATAAAAAAAGGGATCGATGTGTCCAAGGATCAATCTTATTTTCTTGCATATATGAAAAAAGAAGCAATACCACATATTATTTTTCCGAATGGAACTTATACAAAAGATGAGATAAGAAAGATAGCAGAAAAATTAGATATAAATATAGCTAAAAAAGTTGATAGTCAGGAATTGTGCTTTATTCCAGATAACGATTATAGAAGATTTTTAAGAGAAAATGGAATAAATGTATCAACAGGTGAAGTGCTTGATTTGGAAGGGAATATAATAGGAGAACATACTGGTTATACCAATTATACTATAGGTCAAAGAACAGGAATAAAATATTTCAAAAATCCAAATATAAAAATGCATGTGTATAAAATAATTCCAGAAAAAAATCAAATAATAGTAGCTCCAACAGAAAAGGTTTACTTTAAAGGGCTTATTAGTACGGATTTTGAATTTTTGGTTGATTTTAACGAAATTGAAGCAAGATGTAGAATAAGAAAAAGAAATGAGGAAAAAGATGCATATATAAGAAAAATAGGCGAAAATAAAGTGGAAGTTATATTTAAAGAACCTATTTTTGCTGTAACTCCTGGCCAATTTGCCGTTGTTTATGATAATGAAGGAGTGATTTTAGGAGCAGGTAAAATAGAACAATATCTGGAGGTATGA
- the coaD gene encoding pantetheine-phosphate adenylyltransferase — MLKAIYPGSFDPITYGHINIIQRAAKIFDELYVVVMHNINKKYFFDCEERMQLTRESLKDYKNIKVECYEGLLVDYAKQKNINVIIRGLRAVSDFEFELQLANSNRSLNKDIEILFLMTDTEYSFVSSTIVKEVARFNGNISQWVPKNVEEAIFKKISNNNV; from the coding sequence ATGTTGAAAGCTATATATCCTGGAAGTTTTGATCCCATTACATATGGTCATATAAATATAATACAAAGAGCAGCGAAAATATTTGATGAATTATATGTTGTGGTTATGCATAATATAAATAAAAAATATTTTTTTGATTGTGAAGAGAGAATGCAATTAACACGAGAATCATTAAAAGATTATAAAAATATAAAGGTTGAATGTTATGAAGGACTATTAGTAGATTATGCAAAACAGAAAAATATAAATGTTATTATAAGAGGATTAAGAGCAGTTTCGGATTTTGAATTTGAATTGCAATTGGCAAATTCAAACCGTTCTTTGAATAAAGATATAGAAATCCTTTTTTTAATGACAGATACAGAATACTCATTTGTATCTTCAACAATTGTAAAAGAGGTTGCGAGATTTAATGGAAATATCTCTCAGTGGGTACCTAAAAATGTTGAAGAAGCAATATTTAAAAAAATTAGTAATAACAATGTTTAA
- the tsf gene encoding translation elongation factor Ts, whose protein sequence is MAISAAEVKKLRDATGAGMMDCKKALEEANGDFDKAVEILRKKGAAKAAKKAGRSTGEGIIYSYIHHNERIGVLLELNCETDFVARTDEFHELAKQISLQIASMNPKWLKKEDVPEEIIAKEKEIYAEEMKNSGKPEHVIEKIVENKLNKFFETNCLLEQEFVFADEKGTKIKDLITNAIAKIGENIKVSRFVRYEIGE, encoded by the coding sequence ATGGCTATAAGTGCTGCAGAAGTAAAAAAATTAAGAGATGCTACAGGCGCAGGTATGATGGATTGTAAAAAAGCTTTAGAAGAAGCTAATGGAGATTTTGACAAAGCAGTTGAAATCTTAAGAAAAAAGGGTGCTGCAAAAGCTGCTAAAAAAGCAGGAAGATCAACAGGTGAAGGAATTATTTATTCATACATTCACCACAATGAAAGAATTGGTGTATTATTAGAATTGAACTGTGAAACAGATTTTGTTGCAAGAACTGATGAATTCCATGAATTAGCAAAACAGATTTCATTACAGATTGCTTCAATGAATCCAAAATGGTTAAAGAAAGAAGATGTTCCTGAAGAAATAATTGCAAAAGAAAAGGAAATTTATGCAGAAGAAATGAAAAATTCAGGAAAACCAGAACATGTAATTGAAAAAATCGTTGAAAACAAATTAAATAAATTCTTCGAAACAAATTGTTTATTAGAACAGGAATTTGTATTTGCAGATGAAAAAGGTACAAAGATTAAAGACCTCATTACAAATGCAATTGCAAAAATAGGAGAAAACATAAAAGTATCAAGATTTGTAAGATACGAAATAGGTGAATAA
- the pyrH gene encoding UMP kinase, whose amino-acid sequence MYKRILLKLSGEVLSGEDKKGFDEKALEYLSNEIKKVVQHGIKLGMVIGAGNLFRGRELQDVTNSIGDHIGMLGTVINALYLKDYFEKKGIKTVVVSQIVNLPSVRIIHYDDIELYFNAGYVVIFAGGTSNPFFTTDTAAALRAVEMKADVLIKATKVDGIYDRDPKKFKDAKKYSRITYDDAINLGLKIMDTEAFSICKRYHMPIIVLNFFKEGNLLEALSNNRVGTFVKP is encoded by the coding sequence ATGTATAAGCGAATATTATTAAAGCTCAGTGGTGAAGTGTTATCCGGTGAGGATAAAAAAGGTTTTGATGAAAAGGCGCTTGAGTATCTTTCTAATGAAATAAAAAAGGTTGTTCAACATGGAATTAAGCTTGGAATGGTAATTGGAGCAGGAAATTTATTTAGAGGAAGAGAGTTGCAGGATGTAACTAATAGTATAGGTGACCATATTGGAATGTTAGGGACAGTAATAAATGCCCTTTATTTAAAAGATTACTTTGAGAAAAAAGGAATTAAAACTGTAGTTGTATCTCAAATTGTTAATCTTCCATCTGTAAGAATTATACATTATGACGATATAGAATTATACTTTAATGCTGGATATGTGGTAATTTTTGCAGGTGGAACATCAAATCCATTCTTTACAACAGATACCGCAGCTGCATTAAGAGCAGTTGAAATGAAAGCAGATGTTTTGATAAAGGCTACAAAGGTTGATGGTATTTATGATAGAGATCCTAAAAAGTTTAAAGATGCGAAAAAATATAGTAGAATTACTTATGATGATGCAATAAATCTTGGGCTTAAAATAATGGATACAGAGGCGTTTTCCATATGTAAAAGATATCATATGCCTATAATAGTATTAAATTTCTTTAAAGAAGGTAATTTACTTGAAGCATTATCAAACAATAGAGTTGGCACATTTGTCAAACCCTGA
- the eno gene encoding phosphopyruvate hydratase — protein MWYDEIVSVYAREVLDSRGNPTVEAVVELASGAEGKAIVPSGASTGKFEALELRDGDKSRFKGKGVLTAVKNINEKISKELVGLNAFDQPLIDKVMLELDGTENKSGLGANAILAVSMAVARAAADSLGLPLYKYLGGPNAKVLPVPLMNIINGGEHADNNLDIQEFMIVPAGFEKFSDALRAGAEVFHSLKSLLKKEGHVTAVGDEGGFAPNLNSNEEAIQFIIKAIEDAGYKAGEHVFIALDCAASEYYDEEKKVYNIDGKELTADEAMEYYEMLVDKYPIVSIEDPFDQEDWEAYQKFTEKVGKKVQIVGDDLYVTNVKRLQKGIDMKASNSILIKLNQIGSVTETLDAMELAMKNNMTNVVSHRSGESEDTFIADLAVAMNAGFIKTGSLSRSERIAKYNQLLRIEEELGEVAEYRGLKSFYSIKK, from the coding sequence ATGTGGTATGATGAAATCGTTTCCGTTTATGCAAGAGAAGTATTGGATTCAAGGGGTAACCCAACAGTAGAAGCAGTAGTAGAATTAGCAAGTGGTGCAGAAGGAAAGGCTATTGTTCCATCAGGTGCTTCAACAGGAAAATTTGAAGCATTAGAATTAAGAGATGGAGACAAATCAAGATTTAAAGGAAAAGGTGTTTTAACTGCTGTTAAAAATATAAATGAAAAAATCTCAAAAGAATTAGTGGGTTTAAATGCATTTGACCAGCCATTAATTGACAAAGTAATGCTTGAATTAGATGGAACAGAAAATAAATCTGGTCTTGGTGCAAATGCTATTCTTGCTGTTTCAATGGCTGTGGCAAGAGCAGCAGCAGATTCATTGGGACTTCCACTTTATAAATATCTTGGAGGACCAAATGCAAAGGTATTACCTGTACCTTTAATGAATATAATCAATGGAGGAGAACACGCTGATAACAATCTTGATATTCAGGAATTCATGATTGTTCCAGCAGGTTTTGAAAAATTCTCTGATGCATTAAGAGCTGGTGCAGAAGTGTTCCATTCATTAAAATCATTGTTAAAGAAAGAAGGACATGTAACAGCAGTTGGTGATGAAGGTGGATTTGCACCAAATCTCAATTCAAACGAAGAAGCAATTCAGTTTATTATTAAAGCTATTGAAGATGCTGGATACAAAGCAGGAGAACATGTATTTATTGCATTAGATTGTGCAGCTTCTGAATACTACGATGAAGAAAAGAAAGTATATAATATTGATGGAAAAGAATTAACTGCTGATGAAGCTATGGAATACTATGAAATGTTAGTTGATAAATATCCAATTGTTTCAATAGAAGATCCATTTGATCAGGAAGATTGGGAAGCTTATCAGAAGTTTACAGAAAAGGTTGGAAAGAAAGTACAGATTGTTGGAGACGACCTTTATGTTACAAACGTAAAGAGATTACAAAAAGGTATTGATATGAAAGCATCAAATTCAATTTTGATCAAATTAAATCAAATTGGATCAGTAACAGAAACATTAGATGCTATGGAATTAGCAATGAAAAACAATATGACAAATGTTGTATCACACAGATCAGGTGAAAGTGAAGATACATTTATTGCTGATTTAGCAGTTGCAATGAATGCTGGATTTATAAAAACAGGTTCATTATCAAGAAGTGAAAGAATTGCAAAATACAATCAATTATTAAGAATTGAAGAAGAATTAGGAGAAGTTGCAGAATACAGAGGATTAAAATCATTTTATTCAATAAAAAAGTAA
- a CDS encoding cache domain-containing protein, protein MEDSKLFKNFFIVSLIFFAATYLIILYSNIQFINRTVENIVNRSSVIGINFIKEYKNRYINFINTFKNDIKISSYAKILSNMKSNEIIIDYENYSRLYKNLDLYIKEKKSIINFTGNIYITDFNKNFIFQETKSISNYTAFNNSLEKLEKTSSDFVFSNLFEKNGKLKFYISSILYDTSQTPIGYIIFEFNFDFSLLNTLIENTEEMDMIIVDSETNLMYPSKKLPYFIYSKIFLGKNLENIVLNYNGIAYFIKNVDFSNSTYLITVYNKSRFFTFSIIYVMAITIFFVAILNVWLKSYFRYSQYISKELLNLTEILELNSYNELMPTLNNIKKLEGLLFKEIYYPKDISDIIYKISDIYGDIIFISLFKKSAFNINYLSWILFNSPNYTISNESISLIMESKNTYIYEFNRKFVDTDGFIIIKENPMSQLEYNLFKDGIIFMLNSLEKKIGKIYDFESFYDYYLSYEFSSILIAKFQNEYIYLKDPLFFRSYIFKYKNNLIFLNTFDFNYNKELIDYLTIIGEFNENFPKFMYSKLSKYPSRKKKLFSEIELILNTEWEDFKDMY, encoded by the coding sequence ATGGAAGATTCAAAACTTTTTAAAAACTTTTTTATAGTAAGTTTAATATTTTTTGCAGCAACATATTTAATAATATTATATTCAAATATTCAGTTTATAAATAGAACGGTTGAAAACATCGTCAACCGTTCTTCTGTTATTGGTATAAATTTTATAAAAGAATATAAAAACAGATATATAAATTTCATAAATACATTTAAAAATGATATAAAAATAAGTAGTTACGCAAAAATACTCTCAAATATGAAATCAAATGAAATTATTATCGATTATGAAAACTACTCAAGATTATACAAAAATCTTGATCTATATATTAAAGAGAAAAAAAGTATAATAAATTTTACAGGTAATATCTATATTACAGATTTTAATAAAAACTTTATTTTCCAGGAAACAAAAAGTATTTCAAACTATACCGCTTTTAATAATTCGCTTGAAAAACTTGAAAAAACCTCTTCTGATTTTGTTTTTTCAAATCTATTTGAGAAAAACGGAAAATTAAAATTTTATATCTCCTCTATATTATATGATACATCTCAAACACCCATTGGATATATTATTTTTGAATTTAATTTTGATTTTTCTTTGTTAAATACATTAATCGAAAATACAGAAGAAATGGATATGATAATTGTTGATTCAGAAACAAATCTTATGTATCCTTCAAAAAAACTTCCATATTTTATATACTCTAAGATTTTTCTGGGAAAAAATTTAGAAAATATAGTCTTAAATTACAATGGTATTGCCTATTTTATTAAAAATGTAGATTTTTCAAATTCAACATATTTAATCACTGTATATAACAAATCCAGATTTTTTACATTCTCAATTATATATGTTATGGCTATTACTATATTTTTTGTTGCTATTTTAAATGTATGGCTTAAATCATATTTTAGATATAGTCAATATATTTCAAAAGAATTATTAAATCTTACAGAGATTTTAGAGTTAAATTCTTATAATGAATTAATGCCGACTCTTAATAATATTAAAAAATTAGAAGGTTTATTATTTAAAGAAATATATTATCCAAAGGATATATCAGATATAATTTATAAAATTTCTGACATATATGGCGATATTATCTTTATTTCATTATTTAAAAAATCTGCATTTAATATAAATTATCTTTCATGGATTTTATTTAATTCGCCAAATTATACTATAAGCAATGAATCAATCTCTCTAATCATGGAATCAAAAAATACTTATATATATGAATTTAATCGAAAATTCGTTGATACCGATGGATTTATAATCATAAAAGAAAATCCCATGAGTCAATTGGAATATAATCTCTTTAAAGACGGTATCATTTTTATGTTAAATTCACTTGAGAAAAAAATAGGAAAGATTTATGATTTTGAAAGTTTTTATGATTATTATCTTTCATATGAATTTTCTTCTATTTTAATTGCAAAATTCCAGAATGAATATATTTACCTAAAAGATCCTCTATTTTTCAGGAGTTATATATTTAAATACAAAAATAATCTAATTTTCTTAAATACTTTTGATTTTAATTATAACAAAGAATTAATAGATTATCTAACAATAATCGGGGAATTCAATGAAAACTTTCCAAAATTCATGTATTCAAAACTTTCAAAATATCCAAGCAGAAAAAAGAAACTTTTTTCTGAGATTGAACTTATTTTAAATACTGAATGGGAAGATTTTAAAGATATGTATTAA
- a CDS encoding M42 family metallopeptidase — MKELIKKLTEITSPSGREDKIREAIIEEIKDYVDEIDVDKLGNLIAIKKGTGDKTILFDAHMDEIGLVVTHITDDGFLRIEPVGGVNPRVLIGAMVQFNGYVGVVGFEGETVEEYSKNQTNLTFDVLYVDLGFKSREEAEEKTPIGTFGTYYAHFNDLGDKVVSKSLDDRIGCVALIETIKKLDKPENNVIFVFSVQEEVGLIGASVAGFNYDVDMAIAVDVTASSDTPKYFKRISMKLDEGPTIKVKDSATVSDRVVVEHLKKIAKKENIKHQMEVLIFGGTNAAGYQLTKSGIPSGTISIPTRYIHTPHEMVSMFDVEETVKFLVALANNSL, encoded by the coding sequence ATGAAAGAATTAATAAAAAAATTAACTGAAATAACTTCACCAAGTGGAAGAGAAGATAAAATAAGAGAAGCTATTATTGAAGAAATAAAGGATTATGTAGATGAAATAGATGTTGACAAACTTGGAAATTTAATTGCTATAAAAAAGGGAACAGGAGATAAAACAATTTTATTTGATGCACATATGGATGAAATAGGACTTGTTGTTACTCATATTACAGATGATGGTTTCTTAAGGATAGAACCTGTTGGCGGGGTAAATCCAAGGGTATTAATTGGAGCAATGGTTCAGTTTAACGGTTATGTGGGTGTTGTTGGATTTGAAGGAGAAACTGTTGAAGAATATTCAAAAAATCAAACAAATCTCACTTTTGATGTATTATATGTTGATCTTGGCTTTAAATCAAGAGAAGAGGCTGAAGAAAAAACACCAATTGGAACATTTGGAACATATTATGCACATTTTAATGATCTTGGAGATAAGGTAGTTTCAAAATCTCTTGATGATAGAATTGGTTGTGTAGCATTAATTGAAACTATTAAAAAGCTTGATAAACCAGAAAATAATGTAATATTTGTATTTTCAGTTCAGGAAGAAGTGGGATTAATTGGAGCTTCTGTTGCTGGATTTAATTATGATGTGGATATGGCAATTGCTGTTGATGTTACAGCATCTTCTGATACACCAAAGTACTTTAAAAGAATTTCTATGAAGCTGGACGAAGGTCCAACAATAAAGGTTAAAGATTCTGCTACAGTAAGTGACAGAGTGGTAGTTGAACACCTTAAGAAAATAGCTAAAAAGGAAAATATTAAACATCAGATGGAAGTTTTAATTTTTGGGGGAACAAATGCTGCCGGTTATCAATTAACAAAATCAGGAATTCCATCAGGTACAATTTCAATTCCTACAAGATATATACATACACCTCATGAAATGGTTTCAATGTTTGATGTTGAAGAAACAGTAAAATTCCTTGTTGCATTGGCTAATAATAGTTTGTAA
- a CDS encoding M42 family metallopeptidase, producing the protein MNELLKYLPEITELPGISGKEDKVREYIIEKIKDKVDEYHIDVMGNLIAKVSGKDSSKKIMVLAHMDEVGFMVTKVNDDGTFHISPVGGVDPRVVFSQRLLVNGEIPGVIQVKPIHLQKPEERKAKPDYSQFKVYTGLSKEEAKKKIKVGDMVTFDTKFYIEGDRAVSKAFDDRAGCALMLNLIDKIEKEGKPQYDTYFAFVVQEEVGLRGSGVAAYQIKPDVALVLEGTTAGDFPLLDEDKWATHLGNGPATFFMHSGVVLSKEIFEKIVSLAKENNIKLQFKMRTAGGTDARRLATTLDGIPSGILAVPSRYIHSPNTIIDVNDYINAYKLVELLIFEGRII; encoded by the coding sequence ATGAATGAACTTCTAAAATATCTTCCAGAAATAACTGAATTACCAGGAATTTCCGGAAAAGAAGATAAAGTAAGAGAATATATAATCGAAAAAATTAAAGATAAAGTTGATGAATATCATATAGATGTTATGGGAAATCTTATAGCTAAGGTTTCCGGCAAGGATTCTTCAAAAAAGATTATGGTTCTTGCTCATATGGATGAAGTTGGTTTTATGGTTACAAAGGTTAATGATGATGGAACTTTTCATATTTCTCCGGTAGGTGGAGTTGACCCAAGAGTTGTATTTTCACAAAGATTGTTGGTTAATGGCGAAATACCTGGAGTAATACAGGTAAAACCCATACATCTTCAGAAGCCTGAAGAAAGAAAAGCAAAACCTGACTATTCACAATTTAAGGTTTATACTGGTTTAAGCAAAGAAGAAGCAAAGAAAAAAATAAAGGTTGGAGATATGGTAACTTTTGATACAAAATTTTATATAGAAGGAGACAGAGCTGTTTCAAAGGCTTTTGATGACAGAGCAGGTTGTGCGTTAATGTTAAACCTTATTGATAAGATTGAAAAAGAAGGAAAACCTCAATATGATACATATTTCGCTTTTGTTGTTCAGGAAGAGGTTGGACTCAGGGGAAGCGGTGTTGCAGCTTATCAGATAAAACCTGATGTTGCTCTTGTTCTTGAAGGTACAACGGCAGGGGATTTTCCATTGCTCGATGAGGATAAATGGGCTACTCATCTTGGAAATGGACCTGCTACATTCTTTATGCATTCTGGAGTTGTTTTATCAAAAGAAATATTTGAAAAGATTGTTTCTCTGGCAAAAGAAAATAATATAAAGTTACAATTTAAGATGAGGACTGCTGGTGGAACAGACGCAAGAAGACTTGCCACTACATTGGATGGTATTCCTTCTGGTATATTGGCTGTTCCTTCAAGATATATTCACTCGCCAAATACAATCATAGATGTAAATGATTATATAAATGCTTATAAACTTGTTGAACTTTTAATCTTTGAAGGGAGGATTATTTAA
- a CDS encoding M20/M25/M40 family metallo-hydrolase, with product MKTGEILKDLSNAFGVSMYENPVKEKIIEYAKKISTDVEIFDAGKGSLGLKLGNGEKRFALFAHMDEIGIVITKIVDEQFAMVHTIGGVDPRTLISKRVKFKTENGEKIGVVGMLAPHLQKPQHRSSSPDFDNIYIDFSISGGTKDIEVGDIGTVDIEAIELNGKISGKALDNRVGCVVLLKTLEELKKFNLEGKSIYFLFNQGEEIGLKGAKRTAEDIAPEIGIVIDVTFGSDIPPYYEKVEMGKGPAIALGPSMHNEETQKMIDTAKKYGINHQLEPAPMRSGTESDIVQIVKEGVKTILISIPILNMHSSAEVVDPSDIDTSAILIANYIANYLEEGENNE from the coding sequence ATGAAAACAGGAGAGATTTTAAAGGATTTGAGCAACGCTTTCGGGGTATCCATGTATGAGAATCCTGTTAAGGAAAAAATTATAGAATATGCAAAAAAAATCTCTACAGATGTAGAGATTTTTGATGCAGGAAAGGGTTCTCTTGGTTTAAAGCTTGGTAATGGAGAAAAAAGATTTGCATTATTTGCACACATGGACGAAATTGGTATCGTTATTACCAAAATTGTCGATGAGCAATTTGCAATGGTTCACACTATTGGAGGTGTGGATCCAAGAACATTAATTTCAAAACGCGTAAAATTCAAAACAGAAAATGGAGAAAAAATTGGTGTCGTTGGAATGTTAGCTCCGCATCTTCAAAAACCTCAACATCGTTCTTCTTCGCCAGATTTTGATAATATCTATATAGATTTTTCGATTTCTGGTGGAACCAAAGACATTGAGGTTGGAGATATTGGAACTGTAGATATTGAAGCTATAGAATTAAACGGAAAAATTTCCGGTAAAGCTTTAGATAACAGAGTTGGATGTGTTGTATTATTAAAAACACTTGAAGAATTAAAGAAATTTAATCTTGAAGGAAAAAGCATATATTTCCTCTTTAATCAGGGTGAAGAAATTGGTTTGAAAGGAGCAAAAAGAACTGCTGAGGATATTGCTCCTGAAATTGGAATAGTTATAGACGTTACCTTTGGTAGCGATATACCTCCATATTATGAAAAGGTTGAAATGGGCAAAGGTCCAGCTATCGCGCTTGGCCCAAGTATGCATAATGAAGAGACTCAAAAAATGATTGATACAGCAAAGAAATATGGAATTAATCATCAACTTGAACCTGCTCCAATGAGAAGTGGAACAGAATCTGATATTGTACAGATAGTAAAAGAAGGAGTTAAAACTATTCTTATTTCAATACCAATATTAAATATGCATTCTTCCGCAGAGGTTGTAGATCCTTCTGATATAGATACGTCAGCTATATTAATAGCAAATTATATTGCTAATTATTTAGAAGAAGGTGAAAATAATGAATGA
- a CDS encoding septum site-determining protein MinC — protein sequence MTSNKEFVYPKFIDGDIIFFMESNVTQKQLLEELSVNLDKLSNFFSEGDGFYVLIKNPEMYSIVPKIGKIAKEKKLQLLGAYFEDLPEVKKKKKEFRLSATNIYKKHVRSGQILDNPGDIIIFGNVNQGAEIRAGGSVIVFGKVKGTVRVGMTQKKNTFIVAAEMDSPLVEISGIVLNNYAWPQGPVSIHYDDDQISVEPIEL from the coding sequence ATGACGTCAAATAAAGAGTTTGTCTATCCTAAGTTTATCGATGGAGACATCATTTTTTTCATGGAATCAAACGTTACTCAAAAGCAACTTCTAGAAGAACTTTCTGTTAACTTGGATAAATTAAGCAATTTTTTCTCAGAAGGTGACGGTTTTTATGTATTAATTAAAAATCCAGAAATGTATTCTATTGTTCCTAAAATAGGTAAAATCGCAAAAGAAAAAAAGCTACAATTATTAGGTGCATATTTTGAAGACCTTCCCGAGGTAAAAAAGAAGAAGAAAGAATTTAGATTAAGTGCTACAAATATTTATAAAAAACATGTACGTTCAGGACAGATTTTAGATAATCCCGGTGATATAATAATATTTGGCAATGTAAATCAGGGGGCAGAAATTAGAGCCGGGGGAAGCGTTATTGTATTCGGAAAGGTAAAAGGCACTGTTAGAGTGGGTATGACTCAAAAAAAGAATACCTTTATTGTAGCAGCAGAAATGGATTCTCCACTTGTTGAAATATCAGGAATAGTTTTAAATAATTATGCCTGGCCTCAGGGTCCGGTTTCTATACATTACGATGATGATCAAATTAGTGTGGAACCTATTGAATTATAA